In Lentibacillus sp. JNUCC-1, the genomic window AACCCTTGATTTCACAGATGATTTTCTTAAAGAATTGGATTTCGTCATAGGGGCCATTCACTCCGCCTTTAATCAAAGCAAAGAGCAGATAATGAAGAGACTTAATACGGCGATGGATAACCCTTATGTGTCGTTGATTGCCCATCCAACAGGGCGGTTAATTGGCCGGAGACAGGGCTATGAGGCAGATGTGAATCAATTAATAGAACGTGCTGCTAAAACAGGCACAGCCCTCGAGTTAAATGCCAATCCGAATCGGCTGGATCTCTCATCTGAATGGGTCTCGCTTGCCCAGCAAAAGAATGTTCCGATTGCCATTAATACAGATGCCCACTCCTATCAAATGCTTGAACATATGACATATGGTGTCGGAACAGCCATTAAAGGATGGCAAAAACCTGAAAATGTCTTAAATACATGGCCGCTTGAACAATTGCAATCGTTTATCAATAACAAGAAATAGGTTTTAAAGGAGCCAAAAGCATGAATGAACGGATTCAATATGTATTGGAATTCAATAAAATAATTGAGCAATTAAAAAGCCATGCTCAAACTGCTCCAGGGAAAGAATTATGTGCCCACACGGCGCCATTGACGGAATTGGATCAGGTGCGCCATCTGCATGCTGAAACAGATGAGGCCCGGCACATCCTTCGTTTGAATGAATCCATTCCACTTGGTGGCATTGTTGATGTTCGTCCAAGTCTTAAGCGAAGCCAGATCGGCGGCATGCTGAATGCAAGTGAGTGCCTGGATATCTCCACAACCTTATATGGGGGACGTCAGGCCAAACGATTTTTGGCAGATCTTGAAGCTGAAATTCCGCTTTTAAAGGATTTTGCCGAAGAGATAACACCGCTGAGAGAACTGGAAAGAGAAATTAATAATTGCATTGATGATCATGGTTATATGATGGATAGTGCCTCAAGTCAATTGCGGGGGATACGTTCTGCCATCAGAACATTTGAATCCCGCATTCGAGAGCGACTGGAAAGCTATTTAAAATCAAACAGCAACCAGCTGTCTGACGCTATTGTAACGATTCGAAACGAACGTTACGTGCTGCCTGTTAAGCATGAGCATCGCTCTGCATTCGGCGGTATCGTTCATGATCAATCTGCTTCAGGGCAGACCTTATTTATGGAACCTAGATCTGTCGTTGATTTGAACAACCAGCTTCAAGAAAAGAAAGCACAGGAAGCCCAGGAAATCGAACGCATTTTAAGACATTTATCAAATGAAGTAGCTGTTCATGCGAGCGAGCTGGACCAGAATGTCCGAACACTTGGAGAAATCGATGCCATTTCTGCAAGGGCAAAACTTGGAGAGGTCATGAAGGGGGCTCTGCCAAAACTGAATGCTGATGGATTCATTAAAATGCAGCAGGCACGCCATCCTTTAATTCCTGAAAATGAAGTGGTTGCCAATGATATTGAACTTGGTAAAGATTACACAGCGATCGTTATTACTGGTCCAAACACCGGTGGTAAAACAGTGACGCTTAAAATGCTTGGTCTCTGTACTTTAATGGCTCAGTCGGGTTTGCAAGTGCCCGCTCTGGATGGCTGTGAAATGGCCGTATTCAAGGACGTGTTTGCAGATATTGGGGATGAACAATCCATTGAACAGAATCTGAGTACTTTCTCATCTCACATGACAAATATTGTGGATATTCTTGAACGGGTGGATCATGAAGCACTTGTTCTGTTTGATGAACTAGGAGCTGGAACGGACCCGCAAGAAGGTGCCGCCTTGGCCATTTCTATTCTTGATGATGTCATATCACGCGGAGCACGCATCGTTGCGACCACACACTATCCTGAGTTGAAGGCATACGGCTACAATAGGGATCAGGTTATTAATGCCTCTGTGGAGTTCGATGTTGCCTCTTTACGGCCAACTTATCGGCTTTTACTCGGTGTTCCTGGAAGAAGTAATGCCTTTGATATATCTAAACGACTAGGGCTTGACGAAAGTATTATCAACCATGCGAAATCCCATATCGGGGTAGAGTCTAAAAATGTTGAAAACATGATTACTTCTCTAGAAAAATCCCGAAACCAGGCTGAGAAAGCCTACGAAGAAGCCCATTACGTTCTGGAAGAAAGCGAAAACTTGAAAAAAGATATTGAAAAAGCTTGGAACGAGTTTCAGCAAAAGAGAGAGCAGTTATATCAAAAAGCAGAAGAAAAGGCAGCCCAGGCCCTCAAAAATGCAAAAGAGGAAGCAGAAGCGATTGTCGAGGATATCAGACAAATGAAAACGGAAGCGGGCTTAAAGGAGCACAAGTGGATTGAAGCACAGAAAATGTTTGAATCAGCACAGCCTGAATTGACGGAACGAAAACCAGCAGCACCTTCCCCCGCAGCAGGAAAAGCCAAACAGATTGAGCCAGGTGATGATATTAAACTGTTAAGTGTAAACCAGCAAGGTGTTGTCTTAGAGAAAATTGATCAGGAAACATACCTCGTACAAGTGGGCATCATGAAGGTTAAGGTTAACCGTTCAGATATTCAGCCTATTAAACGCTCCAAGCAAGTTGAAGAAAAGCCAATGGCACGCGTTAAAGGAAGTGCTTATCATGTGGGAATCGAACTTGATTTGCGGGGAGAGCGCTATGAAGAAGCTATGATCAAACTCGAAAAATACATTGATGACGCACTATTGGCGGGACATTCTCAAGTCTCCATTATTCATGGAAAGGGAACGGGAGCTTTGAGAAATGGCGTGCAGGAATTTGCCAGAAACCACGCCCATATTTCCAATTACCGGGCAGGCAAGATGGAAGAAGGCGGGAGTGGCATCACCATATTACAGTTTGGTTAATGAACTAGGGAGAAGGAGGGCAGCTTCATGGAAGCGTTCTGGGAAAATATATTAGTAGAAACAACTGCCCGCTACAGTGTTGTTGTCTTATGTACAATTGTGTTTTTAGCTGTATTTGAGTTGGTTACTTCATACGGCAATTGGAAAGAGATCAAGAAAGGCAATATTGCAGTAGCGATGGCAACCGGCGGCAAGTTATTTGGGATTGCCAATGTTTTCAGGTATTCAATCGAACACAATGATACCATTTTACAAAGTGTCGGCTGGGGAATATTTGGATTTGTATTATTGCTGACGGGCTATTTATTATTT contains:
- a CDS encoding DUF350 domain-containing protein, producing the protein MEAFWENILVETTARYSVVVLCTIVFLAVFELVTSYGNWKEIKKGNIAVAMATGGKLFGIANVFRYSIEHNDTILQSVGWGIFGFVLLLTGYLLFEFLTPNMKVDKEIGQGNRAVGFVSLVISVGLSYIIGASIG
- a CDS encoding endonuclease MutS2 — its product is MNERIQYVLEFNKIIEQLKSHAQTAPGKELCAHTAPLTELDQVRHLHAETDEARHILRLNESIPLGGIVDVRPSLKRSQIGGMLNASECLDISTTLYGGRQAKRFLADLEAEIPLLKDFAEEITPLRELEREINNCIDDHGYMMDSASSQLRGIRSAIRTFESRIRERLESYLKSNSNQLSDAIVTIRNERYVLPVKHEHRSAFGGIVHDQSASGQTLFMEPRSVVDLNNQLQEKKAQEAQEIERILRHLSNEVAVHASELDQNVRTLGEIDAISARAKLGEVMKGALPKLNADGFIKMQQARHPLIPENEVVANDIELGKDYTAIVITGPNTGGKTVTLKMLGLCTLMAQSGLQVPALDGCEMAVFKDVFADIGDEQSIEQNLSTFSSHMTNIVDILERVDHEALVLFDELGAGTDPQEGAALAISILDDVISRGARIVATTHYPELKAYGYNRDQVINASVEFDVASLRPTYRLLLGVPGRSNAFDISKRLGLDESIINHAKSHIGVESKNVENMITSLEKSRNQAEKAYEEAHYVLEESENLKKDIEKAWNEFQQKREQLYQKAEEKAAQALKNAKEEAEAIVEDIRQMKTEAGLKEHKWIEAQKMFESAQPELTERKPAAPSPAAGKAKQIEPGDDIKLLSVNQQGVVLEKIDQETYLVQVGIMKVKVNRSDIQPIKRSKQVEEKPMARVKGSAYHVGIELDLRGERYEEAMIKLEKYIDDALLAGHSQVSIIHGKGTGALRNGVQEFARNHAHISNYRAGKMEEGGSGITILQFG